The Pseudomonas graminis region CTCGCTGGCGCTGAGCTTCTTTCCGCGCTGGATCGCGCAGTTACGCAATGAAGGGCTGAACATTGCCACGCGCCTGGTCGCCACCAACGTCGGCGACGCGGTACACGCACTGCGTGAAGGCGGTTGTGATCTGATGCTGGCGTTCTACGACCCCGATGCCGCGCTGCAGATGGACGCCGAGATCTTCCCGTCCCTGCATCTGGGCATGACCGAAATGCTGCCAGTCTGCTCGACAGACGAAGAGGGGCGGCCGCTGTTCGACCTGGAAGGGGAGCAAAGCGTGCCACTGCTGGCGTACAGCGCCGGTGCATTTCTGGGGCGCTCGGTGAATCTGCTACTTCGCCAACGCAGCGTGCGCTTCACGACGATTTACGAAACGGCGATGGCCGACAGCCTCAAGGGCATGGCGCTACAAGGGCTGGGTATCGCGTGGGTGCCGCGGCTGAGCGTGACGGCGGAGCTCGAACGAGGCGAATTGGTTATCTGCGGCGGCACTCAGTGGCACGTCCCGCTGGAGATTCGGCTGTACCGCTGCGCGCTGGTTCGCAAGGCCAATGTCCGGCTGTTGTGGCGCAAGCTGGAAGCGGGCGGCAACTCGCCGGACGCCTGACCTCGGAGTCAGCAAAACCGGGCGTGTATGGTCCGATTTTGTTGGCTGACAGGAGGTCGCCGGCAGTCTGTCAAACGCGCCTCTTTGCGGTATACTCCGCGGCCTTCGGCCGGTTCGACTGGTCATAATTTGTACGACAAGCCACGCCGGTTCTCCCGCGTGGCTTGTTGTTTTTAGCCGCGCCTGCGGGCGCCCGATGAGAGGCACGACGATGAGCGCACTGGTTGGCGTGATCATGGGCTCCAAGTCCGATTGGTCCACCCTTAGCCACACCGCCGACATGCTTGAAAAGCTCGGCATCCCGTACGAAGTCAAAGTGGTTTCGGCGCACCGCACGCCCGATCTGCTGTTCAAGTACGCCGAAGAAGCCGAAGGCCGTGGCATCGAGGTGATCATCGCCGGCGCTGGTGGCGCTGCTCATCTGCCTGGCATGTGCGCTGCCAAGACTCATCTGCCCGTTCTGGGTGTCCCGGTTCAGTCGTCCATGCTGTCGGGCGTCGACTCATTGCTCTCCATCGTGCAGATGCCTGCCGGTATTCCAGTTGCAACGCTGGCCATCGGCAAAGCAGGCGCGATCAACGCCGCGCTGTTGTCGGCCAGTATCCTGGGCGCCAAGCACCCACACTTCCACGCAGTGCTGAAGAAATTCCGTGCTGAGCAGACAGACAGCGTTCTGGACAATCCAGACCCACGCGAGGCCTGAGGTTTTCATGAAGATCGGCGTAATCGGTGGCGGCCAGTTGGGTCGCATGTTGGCACTGGCGGGCACCCCGCTGGGGATGAACTTCGCCTTCCTTGATCCCGCACCAGACGCCTGCGCCGCTGCGCTTGGCGAGCACCTGCTCGCCGATTACGGTGATCAGGAACACCTGCGCCAGCTGGCGAACGATGTTGATCTGGTCACCTTCGAGTTTGAGAGCGTACCGGCTGAAACCGTTGCCTTTCTGTCGCAGTTCGTGCCGGTTTACCCGAGCGCCGAAGCGCTGCGCATCGCCCGCGATCGCTGGTTTGAAAAAAGCATGTTCAAGGACCTCGGCATCCCGACGCCGGCGTTCGCCGACATCCAGTCCCAGGCGGATCTGGACGCTGCGGTGGCCCGCATCGGTCTGCCGGCCGTGTTGAAAACCCGCACGCTGGGTTACGACGGAAAGGGCCAGAAAGTCCTGCGCACCCCTGAAGACGTGAGCGGCACCTTCGCCGAACTGGGCAGCGTGCCGTGCCTGCTGGAGGGCTTTGTGCCGTTCACCGGCGAGGTTTCGTTGATCGCCGTGCGTGCCCGTGATGGCGAGACCCGCTTCTATCCGTTGGTCCACAACACCCACGACAGCGGCATTCTGCGCCTGTCCATCGCCAGCACCGATCACCCGCTGCAGGCGCTGGCTGAAGATTACGCCGGGCGTGTGCTCAAGCAGCTGGATTACGTAGGCGTGCTGGCCTTTGAATTCTTCGAAGTCGATGGCGGCCTTAAAGCCAACGAGATCGCCCCGCGTGTCCACAACTCGGGCCACTGGACCACCGAAGGCGCCGAGTGCAGCCAGTTCGAGAACCATCTGCGCGCCGTTGCCGGGCTGCCGCTGGGTTCGACGGCCAAGGTTGGTGAGAGCGCGATGCTCAACTTCATCG contains the following coding sequences:
- the purE gene encoding 5-(carboxyamino)imidazole ribonucleotide mutase → MSALVGVIMGSKSDWSTLSHTADMLEKLGIPYEVKVVSAHRTPDLLFKYAEEAEGRGIEVIIAGAGGAAHLPGMCAAKTHLPVLGVPVQSSMLSGVDSLLSIVQMPAGIPVATLAIGKAGAINAALLSASILGAKHPHFHAVLKKFRAEQTDSVLDNPDPREA
- a CDS encoding 5-(carboxyamino)imidazole ribonucleotide synthase; amino-acid sequence: MKIGVIGGGQLGRMLALAGTPLGMNFAFLDPAPDACAAALGEHLLADYGDQEHLRQLANDVDLVTFEFESVPAETVAFLSQFVPVYPSAEALRIARDRWFEKSMFKDLGIPTPAFADIQSQADLDAAVARIGLPAVLKTRTLGYDGKGQKVLRTPEDVSGTFAELGSVPCLLEGFVPFTGEVSLIAVRARDGETRFYPLVHNTHDSGILRLSIASTDHPLQALAEDYAGRVLKQLDYVGVLAFEFFEVDGGLKANEIAPRVHNSGHWTTEGAECSQFENHLRAVAGLPLGSTAKVGESAMLNFIGEVPAVSYVIAIEDCHLHHYGKAFKAGRKVGHATVRSKDRTTLDRQVKQVEALIKN
- a CDS encoding LysR substrate-binding domain-containing protein encodes the protein MNLESKWLEDFSALAATRSFSQAAERRFVTQPAFSRRIRSLEAALGLTLVNRSRTPIELTAAGQLFLVTARTVVDQLGEVLRHLHHLESGQGEVMQIAAAHSLALSFFPRWIAQLRNEGLNIATRLVATNVGDAVHALREGGCDLMLAFYDPDAALQMDAEIFPSLHLGMTEMLPVCSTDEEGRPLFDLEGEQSVPLLAYSAGAFLGRSVNLLLRQRSVRFTTIYETAMADSLKGMALQGLGIAWVPRLSVTAELERGELVICGGTQWHVPLEIRLYRCALVRKANVRLLWRKLEAGGNSPDA